One segment of Amycolatopsis alba DSM 44262 DNA contains the following:
- a CDS encoding RHS repeat-associated core domain-containing protein has translation MRKETRWTRIGRFSRVTALAVTAIMLASGGAAIALESRGSTPGWSLGPGQKDQSVPVTPLVAPASPPPVLPDAKVTPPVWPGAAETEVEVLAGRQPQGLGVQSVANGTPVKLGWAKAKDATAKKAGPAPKARVRVADQKTSDALGLRGVVLAVTDTGVGAEPVNVAVDYRAFGSAYGAGWADRLQLVELPGCALVTPAKAECRTKTPVPGTVNDGKTRQVSADVALGSAAPRVFAVTAAASGSAGNVSAQPLSAAGSWSSGGSSGSFSYSYPFAVPSAPSGAAPSLALSYSSSGVDGLTSATNNQASWVGDGWDFTPGGYVVRNYLPCSEDLGGNNGQTKTGDQCWGIDNATLVLGGKSTELIKLAGTNQWRPKNDDGSKIELLTGAANTAQDGQHWKVTTGDGTQYFLGLNRPPGWSSGKAETQSTWTVPVFGNNDGEACYKPNNFAGSSCRQPWRWNLDYVVDPHGNASTYYYQPEINYYGLNQNVTTAGTEYTAGGYPLRIEYGLRLKDGSVYGSAPTNQVVFETAERCLPSGAVTCAPEQLNSTTASSWPDVPSEQICAKDKPCDYGSPAFFTRKRLTTVRTQYNNAGTQTDVDVWNLAHTFPGTGDASPSALWLSSVTHTGKGGGGSITLPATTFGGFMFANRVDTVGDKYNPITRYRVNEIRTETGGRIGVAYSGPDCVAGTRMPASPETDTMRCYASFWSPPAAKDPVLDWFHKYVVTDISEEDLTAGGVAVKTHYDYLGDAAWHYDEGQFTPKERKTWSQWRGYGVVRTSIGQPSATQTVTESVYLRGMDGDHLPNNGKRTVSVEDSEKGTIVDQDPFQGFLRETRTYLPGTTTVDNAAINDPWLRGPTATSADGLLKAHSVDTATVRGRTLLSDGKTYRRNQVNKKFNDNGLVIEQEDLGDTGVPTDDTCTKTTYVPNAAGMFDKSSEVEMFAGTCAGTATAATVITNARVSYDKQAFGVPPTAGNITRTDTLSGWDATGKKFLTTATNEYDAYGRETLSTDVAGAVTKTAYTHSAGGQVTEVAVTNPLGWVSTTTKEPARGNPVFSVDVNKVRTDITYDALGRKTAVWNPGRSKLDGDKATATFAYTDAATSPTAVPTTVATKALQDNGEYTTSYAIYDGLGRTRQAQSVASGGGRIISDTVYDSRGLPFKSNNGYFNDASGPVAKLVTVADNTVFNQTVTEYDSRARATASILMSKGVKQWQTSTIYGGDRVTTIPPRGASPQTVVTDVHGQTVQRLLYTDGYTPGAANPADVTNYAYNAAGAMTSMSDAAGNVWSTGYDLRGRKIRQTDPDAGESTFAYDDAGQLTSSTDSRGKATFYTYDKLGRKTQTNADSATGTKLAGWTYDTLPNGIGLPASSTRWVGTDAYTTRVVAYDKYGRSTKNAVDVPAVEKGLAGTYEFSTTYTATGAIASTVSPKAGNLPLEHVRHTYNELGLPSTTYAIDSLGTTTNLISKTDYTSFNEMSRMQFDGEKSTVNVGVTQTYDEITRRPQTTTVNRATQIGSQLTNRTYGYDPAGNVTKISDTPSGAPADTQCFEYDYQRRMTEAWTPSSADCATAKSASALGGAAPYWKSYSFDKTGNRTKEVDHKSTGDVTNTSIYPAAGPTAVKPHALQKVDTSGPNGTSTSGYTYDQAGSMLTRNVGGDTQTFTYDHEGRTEGVTTASGESKYIYDANGTRLVTRAPTGTTLAIGDLELVTTTGTTGVSATRFYQHGGVQVAVRVGGSALKWMLGDLHGTNGLAISAGTLTPTQRYMDPFGNPRGPAPSTWPDKHGFVGGYQDATGLTHLGAREYDPALGRFTKADPVLDPAVPQLWNPYSYANNSPATMTDPSGMSACFHMGEDGLFCHEGTEQAAKCTGSCTVMASSPSSPQGKKYAAEEREKAKRGYNEKSYKEAQAVMKKSKWDVFIDAAGELIKSLIGWDDIMGCIEGSVGSCISTLLNFIPWGKILKVGEIVASFWKGARALATFGREVEKAQKVIADTERILADAEMAANAVQTVVAASEGEGVVGAAAAAMGGAAAASGSGCNSFVPGTQVLMADGTTKPIEQVTLNDQVQATDPETGTTISRDVVATIVGDGPKHLVEVTPVGAASIVATQDHPFWLPDAREWVLAKDLRLGAWLQTSSSGQVQVGAIRTFDVDTRVYNLTVDDLHTFYVLAGGIAVLVHNADSCANWSPKSVPTFGHSFSRHGAGAKKTRSLTGRAARTGNEQGQWLDDDAAATFLKNSHMADAGDRSVRIPRGLGQVVMPDGSIVQATAATLIPSRNGLYRTAYPIVGPR, from the coding sequence ATGCGTAAAGAAACCCGCTGGACCCGCATCGGCCGGTTTTCCCGTGTCACCGCGTTGGCCGTGACCGCGATCATGCTCGCGTCCGGTGGCGCGGCGATCGCGCTCGAAAGCAGGGGCAGCACACCGGGCTGGTCGCTCGGGCCGGGTCAGAAGGACCAGAGCGTCCCGGTCACGCCGCTCGTCGCCCCGGCGTCGCCACCGCCGGTGTTGCCGGACGCGAAGGTGACTCCGCCGGTTTGGCCGGGAGCGGCGGAAACCGAGGTCGAAGTGCTCGCCGGCCGTCAGCCGCAGGGGCTCGGTGTCCAGAGCGTGGCGAACGGCACCCCGGTGAAACTCGGCTGGGCGAAGGCGAAGGACGCCACCGCCAAGAAGGCGGGGCCCGCGCCGAAAGCTCGCGTCCGTGTCGCGGATCAGAAGACCAGTGACGCACTCGGACTCCGCGGTGTCGTGCTCGCCGTGACCGACACCGGTGTCGGCGCCGAACCGGTGAATGTCGCGGTGGACTACCGGGCGTTCGGGAGCGCCTACGGCGCGGGCTGGGCCGATCGGCTGCAACTGGTGGAACTGCCGGGCTGCGCGCTGGTGACACCGGCGAAGGCCGAGTGCCGGACGAAAACCCCGGTTCCAGGGACGGTGAACGACGGCAAGACACGGCAAGTCTCGGCGGACGTCGCGCTCGGGAGCGCCGCGCCCCGTGTCTTCGCCGTGACGGCCGCGGCGAGCGGTTCCGCCGGAAACGTGTCCGCCCAGCCGTTGTCCGCGGCCGGATCGTGGTCCAGCGGCGGGTCTTCCGGGAGTTTCTCTTACAGCTACCCGTTCGCGGTCCCGTCCGCGCCGAGTGGAGCGGCGCCGAGCCTCGCGCTTTCGTACTCCTCCAGTGGCGTCGACGGGCTGACCTCCGCGACCAACAACCAGGCGTCCTGGGTCGGCGATGGATGGGACTTCACGCCGGGCGGTTACGTGGTCCGCAACTACCTGCCGTGCAGCGAGGACCTCGGCGGCAACAACGGGCAGACCAAGACCGGTGACCAGTGCTGGGGGATCGACAACGCGACCCTCGTCCTCGGCGGCAAGTCGACGGAGCTGATCAAACTCGCCGGGACGAACCAGTGGCGGCCGAAGAACGACGACGGCTCCAAGATCGAACTGCTCACCGGAGCCGCCAACACCGCCCAGGACGGGCAGCACTGGAAGGTCACCACCGGCGACGGGACCCAGTACTTCCTGGGACTCAACCGCCCGCCCGGCTGGTCGTCCGGCAAAGCCGAGACCCAGTCCACCTGGACGGTCCCGGTGTTCGGCAACAACGACGGCGAAGCCTGCTACAAGCCGAACAACTTCGCCGGTTCGTCGTGCCGTCAACCGTGGCGCTGGAACCTGGACTACGTGGTGGACCCGCACGGGAACGCCAGCACGTACTACTACCAGCCGGAGATCAACTACTACGGGCTCAACCAGAACGTCACGACCGCCGGAACCGAATACACCGCCGGTGGATATCCGCTGCGGATCGAATACGGCCTGCGGCTGAAGGACGGCAGCGTCTACGGTTCCGCGCCCACGAACCAGGTCGTTTTCGAAACCGCGGAGCGCTGCCTCCCGTCCGGCGCGGTGACCTGTGCCCCCGAGCAACTGAACTCCACGACCGCCTCGTCCTGGCCGGATGTCCCGTCCGAACAGATCTGCGCGAAGGACAAACCCTGCGACTACGGGTCGCCGGCGTTCTTCACCCGCAAACGGCTGACCACGGTCCGGACGCAGTACAACAACGCGGGCACGCAGACCGACGTCGACGTCTGGAACCTGGCCCACACGTTCCCCGGCACAGGTGACGCCTCTCCGTCCGCGCTGTGGCTGTCCTCGGTCACCCACACCGGGAAGGGCGGTGGCGGGAGCATCACCCTCCCGGCCACGACGTTCGGCGGATTCATGTTCGCGAACCGGGTCGACACGGTCGGCGACAAGTACAACCCGATCACCCGCTACCGGGTCAACGAGATCAGGACCGAGACCGGCGGACGGATCGGCGTCGCCTACTCCGGCCCCGATTGCGTGGCGGGGACACGCATGCCCGCGTCACCCGAGACCGACACGATGCGCTGCTACGCGTCGTTCTGGAGCCCGCCGGCGGCGAAGGACCCGGTCCTCGACTGGTTCCACAAGTACGTCGTCACGGACATTTCCGAAGAAGACCTGACCGCGGGCGGGGTCGCGGTCAAGACGCACTACGACTACCTCGGCGACGCCGCGTGGCATTACGACGAAGGCCAGTTCACGCCGAAGGAGCGGAAGACCTGGAGCCAGTGGCGTGGCTACGGCGTCGTCCGGACGTCCATCGGCCAGCCGTCCGCCACCCAGACGGTGACGGAGTCGGTGTACCTGCGCGGGATGGACGGCGACCACTTGCCGAACAACGGCAAACGCACGGTCTCCGTCGAGGACTCCGAAAAGGGAACGATCGTCGACCAGGATCCCTTCCAAGGGTTCCTCCGCGAAACCAGGACCTACCTTCCCGGTACGACGACGGTCGACAACGCGGCCATCAACGACCCCTGGCTCCGCGGTCCGACGGCGACGAGCGCGGACGGCCTGCTCAAAGCGCATTCGGTCGACACCGCCACCGTGCGGGGCCGCACCCTGCTGTCCGACGGCAAGACCTACCGCCGTAACCAGGTGAACAAGAAGTTCAACGACAACGGCCTCGTCATCGAGCAGGAGGACCTCGGCGACACCGGCGTCCCCACGGACGACACCTGTACCAAGACGACCTACGTCCCGAACGCCGCGGGGATGTTCGACAAGTCGAGCGAAGTCGAGATGTTCGCCGGGACCTGCGCGGGTACGGCGACGGCGGCCACGGTCATCACCAACGCTCGGGTCTCCTATGACAAGCAGGCCTTCGGTGTTCCGCCGACGGCGGGCAACATCACGCGTACCGACACGCTCAGCGGTTGGGACGCCACAGGCAAGAAGTTCCTGACGACCGCGACGAACGAGTACGACGCCTACGGCCGTGAGACGTTGTCCACCGACGTGGCCGGTGCGGTGACGAAGACCGCGTACACGCACAGTGCCGGCGGACAGGTCACCGAAGTCGCCGTGACGAACCCGCTGGGCTGGGTCTCGACGACCACCAAGGAACCCGCTCGGGGAAACCCGGTGTTCTCGGTCGACGTGAACAAGGTCCGCACGGACATCACCTACGACGCACTGGGACGCAAGACGGCGGTCTGGAATCCGGGCCGCAGCAAGCTCGACGGCGACAAGGCGACAGCGACCTTCGCCTACACCGACGCGGCGACTTCACCGACCGCCGTCCCCACGACGGTGGCAACGAAAGCCTTGCAGGACAACGGCGAGTACACGACGTCGTACGCGATCTACGACGGCCTCGGGCGGACGAGGCAGGCACAGTCCGTGGCGTCCGGTGGCGGACGGATCATCAGCGACACCGTCTACGACTCACGCGGGCTTCCGTTCAAGTCCAACAACGGCTACTTCAACGACGCTTCCGGGCCCGTCGCGAAGCTGGTGACCGTCGCGGACAACACGGTGTTCAACCAGACCGTGACGGAGTACGACAGCCGTGCCCGCGCGACGGCGTCGATCCTGATGTCCAAGGGCGTCAAGCAGTGGCAGACGTCGACCATCTACGGCGGCGACCGGGTCACGACCATTCCGCCGAGGGGCGCGTCACCGCAGACCGTGGTGACCGACGTACACGGGCAGACCGTCCAGCGACTGCTCTACACGGACGGATACACGCCGGGAGCGGCCAATCCGGCCGACGTCACGAACTACGCGTACAACGCCGCGGGCGCCATGACGTCGATGTCCGACGCCGCGGGCAATGTCTGGTCGACCGGCTACGACCTGCGCGGCCGCAAGATCCGGCAGACCGATCCGGACGCGGGGGAGTCGACCTTTGCCTACGACGACGCCGGGCAGCTGACCTCGTCCACCGATTCCCGCGGCAAGGCCACCTTCTACACCTACGACAAACTCGGCCGGAAGACCCAGACCAACGCGGATTCGGCCACCGGCACCAAACTGGCGGGCTGGACCTACGACACCCTCCCCAACGGCATCGGTCTGCCCGCTTCGTCGACCCGGTGGGTGGGCACGGACGCGTACACCACGCGTGTCGTGGCCTACGACAAGTACGGCAGGTCGACCAAGAACGCCGTCGATGTGCCGGCCGTCGAAAAGGGTTTGGCCGGGACCTACGAGTTCAGCACCACGTACACGGCGACGGGTGCCATCGCGTCCACGGTGAGCCCGAAGGCCGGCAACCTGCCGCTCGAACACGTGCGGCACACGTACAACGAGCTCGGACTGCCGTCCACGACGTACGCGATCGACTCGCTGGGCACGACGACCAACCTGATCTCGAAGACCGACTACACCTCGTTCAACGAGATGTCCCGCATGCAGTTCGACGGTGAGAAGTCCACCGTGAACGTCGGCGTGACGCAGACCTACGACGAGATCACGCGGCGCCCGCAGACGACCACCGTCAACCGGGCGACCCAGATCGGCTCGCAGCTGACCAACCGGACCTACGGTTACGACCCGGCCGGCAACGTCACGAAGATCTCCGACACCCCGTCGGGCGCGCCTGCCGACACCCAGTGTTTCGAATACGACTACCAGCGGCGGATGACCGAAGCCTGGACTCCGTCTTCGGCCGACTGCGCGACGGCCAAGTCGGCTTCCGCGCTCGGCGGCGCCGCGCCGTACTGGAAGTCGTACTCCTTCGACAAGACCGGGAACCGCACGAAGGAGGTCGACCACAAGTCGACCGGTGACGTCACGAACACGTCCATCTACCCGGCGGCCGGGCCGACCGCGGTCAAGCCGCACGCCCTGCAGAAGGTGGACACGAGCGGCCCGAACGGAACCTCGACGAGCGGCTACACCTACGACCAGGCCGGCTCGATGCTGACGCGGAACGTCGGCGGTGACACCCAGACGTTCACCTACGACCACGAAGGCAGGACCGAAGGCGTCACGACGGCTTCGGGGGAAAGCAAGTACATCTACGACGCGAACGGCACTCGGCTCGTCACCCGCGCTCCGACCGGCACCACGCTGGCGATCGGCGACCTCGAGCTGGTCACCACCACCGGCACGACCGGTGTCTCCGCGACCCGCTTCTATCAGCACGGCGGAGTCCAGGTCGCGGTCCGAGTCGGTGGCTCCGCCCTCAAGTGGATGCTCGGTGATCTTCACGGCACGAACGGCCTGGCGATCTCCGCGGGGACGCTCACGCCCACTCAGCGCTACATGGATCCCTTCGGTAATCCGCGCGGCCCGGCCCCGTCCACCTGGCCGGACAAGCACGGTTTCGTCGGCGGCTACCAGGACGCGACCGGCCTGACCCACCTCGGCGCACGCGAATACGACCCGGCGCTGGGCAGGTTCACCAAGGCCGACCCGGTGCTGGATCCGGCCGTTCCGCAGCTGTGGAATCCGTACTCCTACGCGAACAACTCGCCGGCGACCATGACGGACCCGTCCGGCATGTCGGCTTGCTTCCACATGGGTGAGGACGGTCTGTTCTGCCACGAAGGCACCGAACAAGCGGCCAAGTGCACGGGTAGTTGCACGGTGATGGCCAGCTCCCCGTCTTCCCCACAGGGCAAAAAATACGCGGCCGAGGAGCGGGAGAAGGCCAAACGGGGCTACAACGAGAAGTCCTACAAAGAAGCGCAAGCCGTCATGAAGAAGTCCAAATGGGACGTCTTCATAGACGCGGCCGGTGAACTGATCAAGAGCCTCATCGGCTGGGACGACATCATGGGCTGCATCGAGGGCTCGGTCGGCTCGTGCATCAGCACCCTCCTCAACTTCATCCCCTGGGGCAAGATCCTGAAGGTCGGCGAGATCGTCGCCAGCTTCTGGAAGGGCGCGCGGGCTCTGGCCACCTTCGGCCGTGAAGTGGAGAAGGCCCAGAAGGTCATCGCCGACACCGAGCGCATCCTGGCCGACGCCGAGATGGCGGCGAACGCGGTGCAAACGGTGGTTGCCGCCAGTGAAGGTGAAGGCGTCGTCGGTGCGGCCGCCGCGGCCATGGGCGGCGCCGCCGCGGCGAGCGGCTCGGGCTGCAACAGCTTCGTCCCCGGTACGCAGGTCTTGATGGCGGATGGCACGACGAAGCCGATCGAGCAGGTGACACTTAACGATCAGGTGCAAGCCACGGACCCCGAGACGGGTACCACAATTTCACGCGACGTTGTTGCCACGATCGTGGGTGACGGGCCGAAGCACCTGGTTGAGGTCACTCCCGTGGGTGCGGCCTCCATAGTAGCTACCCAAGATCATCCCTTCTGGCTTCCCGATGCTCGGGAATGGGTGCTGGCAAAGGACCTGCGACTGGGAGCGTGGCTGCAAACCAGTTCATCCGGTCAGGTGCAGGTGGGTGCCATTCGTACCTTCGACGTAGATACTCGCGTCTATAACCTGACCGTCGATGACCTCCACACGTTCTATGTGCTCGCAGGCGGCATCGCAGTACTGGTGCACAATGCTGATAGCTGCGCCAACTGGAGTCCTAAGAGCGTGCCGACCTTCGGGCATTCCTTCTCGAGACATGGCGCCGGGGCGAAGAAAACAAGGAGTCTGACCGGTCGTGCAGCCAGAACGGGAAACGAGCAGGGTCAATGGCTTGACGATGATGCTGCCGCGACCTTCCTGAAGAACTCTCACATGGCGGACGCGGGTGATAGGTCGGTGAGAATTCCGAGAGGGCTTGGACAGGTAGTCATGCCTGATGGGAGTATCGTTCAAGCTACCGCTGCGACACTGATACCAAGTCGCAACGGTCTCTATAGGACGGCGTATCCCATTGTTGGGCCAAGGTAA
- a CDS encoding YiaA/YiaB family inner membrane protein, which produces MTKTSAAPPTTVAFFVQAALSFGLALIVVVVGIWYLPVDGWVRGFLALGMLFLTTSAFTLAKCIRDRQDENTVVSRVDQARVDKLLSEHDPFKAPAL; this is translated from the coding sequence ATGACGAAAACCTCCGCAGCGCCTCCCACCACCGTCGCGTTCTTCGTCCAGGCCGCCCTCTCGTTCGGCCTCGCGCTGATCGTGGTCGTCGTCGGCATCTGGTACCTGCCGGTCGACGGCTGGGTCCGCGGCTTCCTCGCCCTCGGCATGCTCTTCCTGACGACGTCGGCGTTCACGCTCGCCAAGTGCATCCGCGACCGCCAGGACGAGAACACCGTCGTCAGCAGAGTCGACCAGGCACGGGTCGACAAGCTCCTGTCCGAGCACGACCCGTTCAAAGCCCCCGCGCTCTAG
- a CDS encoding ArnT family glycosyltransferase, whose protein sequence is MVLTRGIRRVQVNTWVLLGVAIVWLVVNVRWLISYRQGQVLEIDEAGYIGMALNDHYAAVRDGVLGWIQAVEAPGIQAPVTPALTSLQYFVTGTSVVASFGVPLLAGLSIILLTHAVANRVAGRPFAWLATALVATMPGVIVEARAYHFGAPAAAVTLAAVYFLIRSEGLTKIKPTIAFGVFVGLMPLTRTMIIAFVPALVLAAFVQAVLAPDRKMRLIRFGVAAVAAVGVAAIWLIPNGAQVYRYLTGFGYGPQSAEYGTEAGIFNPAAWAYRLHLLTLEQYLPHVLFICVGLVVAVFVAIRMLRGGQVKETAKAMVASPLFPPAVLVVEGVTAFVTSKTTGNGFTLPLVPSMTLVALWGLYRVHVRLRKALPVVVAVVSVVALVPQLDLGAPTARLWEAELPLVGRVTITDGRGVPQKFAGLGVESVEPQPVSEEDAKQWVVVADWAAQQIVDRHAIRGVTAFGFRDRIFNTNTVQLAVLRKLGYGVAVPQIRPVEAGNSQPDYERWLTRYQDSISGDASTACLLFTATGLNNEFLPKVDPPAMAAAAAATGFTPVATQPLPNGRLVTLWHRPQPACVPS, encoded by the coding sequence ATGGTCTTGACCAGGGGGATTCGCCGCGTCCAGGTGAACACATGGGTACTGCTCGGCGTGGCGATCGTGTGGCTCGTCGTCAACGTCCGGTGGCTGATCAGCTACCGCCAGGGCCAGGTGCTGGAGATCGACGAAGCCGGCTACATCGGCATGGCGCTCAACGATCACTACGCGGCCGTGCGCGACGGCGTGCTCGGCTGGATCCAGGCCGTCGAGGCGCCGGGAATCCAGGCTCCGGTCACCCCCGCGCTGACCTCGCTGCAGTACTTCGTGACTGGGACGAGCGTCGTCGCCTCCTTCGGCGTACCGCTGCTGGCCGGTCTGTCGATCATCCTGCTGACGCACGCGGTGGCGAACCGGGTCGCGGGCAGGCCGTTCGCGTGGCTCGCCACGGCGCTGGTCGCCACGATGCCCGGCGTGATCGTCGAGGCCAGGGCCTATCACTTCGGAGCGCCCGCGGCCGCCGTGACGTTGGCGGCCGTCTACTTCCTCATCCGTTCCGAGGGGCTGACGAAGATCAAGCCGACGATCGCCTTCGGTGTCTTCGTCGGGCTGATGCCACTCACCAGGACGATGATCATCGCGTTCGTGCCCGCGTTGGTGCTCGCCGCGTTCGTCCAGGCCGTACTGGCTCCGGACCGCAAGATGCGGCTGATCCGGTTCGGGGTCGCCGCGGTGGCGGCCGTCGGCGTGGCCGCGATCTGGCTGATCCCCAACGGCGCGCAGGTCTACCGCTACCTGACCGGCTTCGGCTACGGGCCCCAGTCCGCCGAGTACGGGACCGAGGCGGGGATCTTCAACCCCGCGGCCTGGGCGTACCGGCTGCACCTGCTGACTCTCGAGCAGTACCTGCCGCATGTCCTCTTCATCTGTGTCGGCCTCGTCGTGGCCGTCTTCGTCGCGATCCGCATGCTGAGGGGCGGGCAGGTGAAGGAGACGGCGAAGGCGATGGTCGCTTCGCCGTTGTTCCCGCCGGCGGTACTCGTAGTCGAAGGAGTGACGGCCTTCGTAACGTCCAAGACCACTGGGAACGGGTTCACACTGCCGCTCGTCCCGTCGATGACGCTGGTCGCGTTGTGGGGGCTGTACCGCGTGCATGTCCGGCTTCGGAAGGCGCTGCCGGTCGTGGTCGCGGTGGTCAGCGTGGTGGCGCTGGTTCCTCAGCTGGACCTGGGGGCGCCGACGGCGCGGCTGTGGGAGGCGGAGCTACCGCTGGTCGGGCGGGTGACGATCACCGACGGCCGGGGTGTTCCGCAGAAGTTCGCGGGGCTCGGGGTCGAGTCCGTCGAACCGCAGCCGGTGAGCGAGGAGGACGCGAAGCAGTGGGTCGTCGTCGCGGATTGGGCGGCGCAGCAGATCGTCGACCGGCACGCGATCCGCGGGGTGACGGCGTTCGGTTTCCGTGACCGGATCTTCAACACGAACACGGTCCAGCTGGCCGTGCTCCGAAAGCTGGGTTACGGCGTGGCCGTGCCGCAGATCCGGCCGGTCGAGGCTGGGAACTCGCAGCCGGATTACGAGCGCTGGCTGACGCGGTATCAGGACAGCATTTCCGGTGACGCGAGCACTGCCTGCCTGTTGTTCACCGCGACCGGGTTGAACAACGAGTTCCTGCCGAAGGTGGATCCGCCCGCCATGGCCGCGGCGGCGGCTGCCACGGGGTTCACCCCGGTCGCGACGCAGCCCCTACCGAACGGTCGGCTGGTGACCTTGTGGCATAGGCCGCAGCCTGCCTGCGTGCCGTCCTGA
- a CDS encoding sigma-70 family RNA polymerase sigma factor — protein MTEQGTVPLQAASESDEQALLQRLRDGEDAAFGELFELHAAAVRRLARSLASDRSEAEDITAETFFRVLQALRRGAGPRDYVRAYLLTVARRVSWEWHGARRDVPVSDDELTFRAGAGADTHARTAEHSLITTAFTSLPERWRSVLWQTEVEGEQPSMVAPHFGLSANATAALARRARQGLRAAYLQAHLSVNRGPDSCRAVVEKLGGFTAGSVTGAEARRIKSHLIGCQSCRATHDELRDVCSSLRAHAGVVALLVPAAAGAHASGALSGFATSVKGLLLGSKVKVGLAVASTAAAGAVGIVAGPAVFGTDVTHTVGLSGGGLPELALLPAQVAPPVGDQPVEIPPQRIAEDRLHGKGSQPSETGRGPSAELGVAAVPSLPGVSTSRKELGRVDVVQPPSEGKPLQETSPRNEVPPGTGTNQTTSKRDDIPPGESLNPTDESLSPTTTTSRDATKPSESNTPESTTDPEGSSSPVTGTPESTSGTPSGNPSEHEPSPVKPTSHYPEPGVDYPTCP, from the coding sequence ATGACCGAGCAGGGCACGGTGCCGCTTCAGGCGGCCTCGGAATCCGACGAGCAGGCATTGCTCCAGCGGCTCCGTGATGGGGAGGACGCCGCCTTCGGGGAGCTTTTCGAACTTCACGCCGCGGCGGTGCGACGGCTGGCGCGCAGTCTGGCTTCCGATCGGTCGGAGGCCGAGGACATCACGGCCGAGACCTTCTTCCGGGTGCTTCAGGCGTTGCGCCGGGGTGCCGGGCCGCGGGATTACGTGCGGGCGTATCTGCTGACGGTGGCTCGCCGGGTGTCGTGGGAGTGGCATGGCGCGCGCCGTGACGTGCCGGTGAGCGACGACGAGCTGACGTTCCGGGCCGGGGCGGGCGCGGACACGCATGCCCGGACGGCCGAGCATTCGCTGATCACGACCGCGTTCACGAGTTTGCCGGAGCGTTGGCGTTCGGTGTTGTGGCAGACGGAGGTCGAGGGTGAGCAGCCGTCGATGGTCGCGCCGCATTTCGGGTTGAGCGCGAACGCGACCGCGGCGTTGGCGCGCCGGGCGCGGCAAGGACTGCGGGCGGCGTATCTGCAGGCGCATCTGTCGGTGAACCGCGGGCCGGATTCGTGCCGGGCGGTGGTGGAGAAGCTGGGCGGGTTCACCGCGGGCAGTGTCACCGGGGCCGAGGCGCGCCGGATCAAGTCCCACCTGATCGGGTGCCAGTCCTGCCGGGCGACGCACGACGAGCTGCGTGACGTCTGTTCCTCGCTGCGAGCGCACGCCGGTGTGGTGGCTTTGCTGGTGCCGGCGGCCGCCGGGGCGCACGCGAGCGGGGCGTTGTCCGGGTTCGCCACGTCGGTCAAGGGACTTCTGCTCGGGTCGAAGGTGAAGGTCGGTTTGGCGGTGGCCTCGACGGCGGCCGCGGGCGCGGTCGGGATCGTCGCCGGTCCGGCCGTGTTCGGTACCGATGTCACGCACACCGTCGGCTTGTCCGGTGGCGGGTTGCCGGAGCTGGCGCTGCTGCCGGCGCAGGTCGCTCCGCCCGTCGGTGACCAGCCGGTGGAGATCCCGCCGCAGCGGATCGCCGAGGACCGGCTGCACGGCAAGGGGTCCCAGCCGTCCGAGACCGGGCGGGGGCCGAGTGCCGAGCTCGGGGTGGCGGCTGTGCCGAGCCTGCCGGGCGTGAGCACGTCGCGGAAGGAGCTGGGCCGCGTTGACGTCGTGCAGCCGCCGTCCGAGGGGAAGCCGCTGCAGGAGACCTCGCCGCGGAACGAGGTCCCGCCGGGAACCGGTACGAACCAGACCACCTCGAAGCGGGACGACATCCCGCCGGGGGAATCGCTCAATCCCACCGACGAGTCGCTGAGCCCGACCACGACGACGTCACGGGACGCGACGAAGCCTTCGGAGTCGAACACGCCTGAGTCGACGACTGACCCGGAAGGGTCTTCTTCGCCGGTGACAGGCACTCCCGAAAGCACGTCCGGGACACCGTCCGGTAACCCGTCGGAGCACGAGCCGAGCCCGGTGAAACCGACTTCTCACTATCCGGAACCAGGTGTCGACTACCCGACGTGCCCATAA